ccctatacaatttcttgtattaggaatttcttttcgcataccccagcttgctctccatgagacacacagacagggagagaagcttggggtcagagcacagggtcagccatttatatggcacccttggagcagttgggggttaagggcctcgctcagggcccaacagagtaggattcctcggccagccgcaggatttgaaccagcaaacttccagccacaggcgcagattcttagccacagtgccactgctttACCACCTTGTAGTCCGATTGTGAACAAGCACGGCTAAGCCTGGTCGGTTTTGGGATGGGAGACATTGGAGTGACACCAGGTTGCTACTGtaagtggaccagtaggtggtgctcttccctctggacTGGAATTTACAATCTAATTCACCAGTATGGCGACAGGGCAACCACACTGTGCTGTGGTTCAGATGAGACCTTAAAATAGGTCCTTTTCACATGGTCATGAGCGATCTCACTGTTTAGCAGTCCATCCTCCATATTTCCCCCACAACTCCATTATCATGGTTTCATCCTTCATATGTAGATCTTTAGGAAGCTTTTGGGATGAAAGGTGCAACATGAACTCTTAAGAGTTAGGTGGTAAAAGGAAAAGtgctttttgtatttaaaaagcttttaggTTATTGGAGAGACAAAGCTTTAAGTGACTTTGAAAGAAGAATTAAGTCAATAGCAGTGGTATAAATATGCCTACACACCACctcagaaattttttttttcattgctgtgTAATTTTGTATACAGAAAGGTTGATTTGGAACCACAAAAAACAGTTGAAGCAtttacagaaaattattttaaagtgcaATGCTTGATCTAGAGTTGGGCTGGACTGTCATATTCTTGCACAGAAATGACAGATTTCACTTCTATCAACCACTTAGTGATGTACCATAATATCAAAAAAggccatttgttttatttagagaAAAGGATATGTACACAATCTTTATTTTAGTGCAACCATGTTGTAGGTTCCCATTAATCAAAGACTAGACAGTACAGCAGCTTTATGGTAAAAAAACATACCACAGAGCCTGGTCATTATTCTACATGAACATTCCTCCAGTAATGGGAGACTCTTCTGCTCGGTGGCGCAGTCAGTCTTTCAGCGTTTCATCGGTCTGGTTCTCTGCGGCCAGTTTGAGctgtttctgctgctgaaagtaGCGGTAGCCCCGCCAGGCACACAGGTACCCCGCATAAATCGAGAGCAGCATCATGGAGCCCGAGAACACGCGGTACCCCACATCGGCTAGGCGCTTTCCAGAAACCATGGCAACCAGCCTGCGGGAGAGACACAATACAAACGGCGAAAGTCAGGTGAATGCGAGGTttattttgaaaaggaaaaacaaggtAAACGATGAAATCACTGTTACTGTAAAACTTCCGTTTGACCAAAGCGAGGAGCTGCGTCTCGTTTACAGTACAGCTTCCCAGAGGCACGGAAAATCCATTGCTAGGTTGTGTCTATTGTTTAAAAGGGTGTATATAATTCAACAAATTGTGCCAAACGCTGTACGAATTTAACAgctacttttttaaaacttttttgagGGGGAGGCCTAAAACTATTCCAAAAAGTAGTCCCACGTGGAAATCGATCAGTCCATTTTCCAGTTCATTTAGCGCAAGCCAAGCGTATCCTGGGAAAGAGGTACTCAAATAGTACCACAGTATATTATGTTTTAATGGAACTGGTTACCTTTCTAAGCTGAATATATCTGACGTTTTTTTCCAATTTAACTTTACATTAACCACTGAAAAAAACAGTCCGTTACATAACGCTGAAAGTTGAGGCAGCAGAACCAGCCGGACCCACAGGGCTTTACCTGGTATTTccctgcagaacagaactgccGATTCCTCACGATCCAGGAGGTCCAAGAATCGTCAACAAAGAGGACTCCTCGTCAGGACACGTTATCTTTCAAAAAGTAACACAAACAACGTCGAGTTTGAGGACTACTAATAAGATAATATAGTAATAATCATTACACTTTTatggtgcttttctggacactccactcaaagcgctttgcaggtaatggggactcccctccaccaccaccaatgtgcagccccacctggatgatgtgacggcagccatagtgcgccagaacgctctccacacaccagctctcagtggggaggagaacagagtgatggagccagttcagagatggggaaaaTTAAGAGGCCATGACAGGTAAGGGCCAGTGGGGAAtttggttacacccctactctttatgaGAAACGctcagggatttttaatgaccacagagagtcaggatctcggtttAACGTCTAATCCGAATGATGGATATACCTTTTTTGTCCTTCCAAAAGGATGGAATCTTTTTGGAAACCTGTCTTTGGCATTAccatacaaaactaaaaaaacagcactCAACATACACATCGAAAATAACAGATCCAGACACGCCACAATACATATACACTaccatataaataaatatataatatataatggaTATAAAATTTCACTTGGGATCGTGTAAAGCACGATACGTTTAGTGTAGGCGTATTTCACACTTGTGAAACCTGTAACGTAGCAGGCAACAACAATGAAAGCAGGAATTTTACCTGGGtgttattaaacatttcaaGTTTCGTTTGGGTTGAAAGCCAAGGGGCTTTTAACACAAAATCTTTTAGAATATAATGTATGTTGGAATAAACAATATCCAAACCCTTGTCCCCCTGTATCGTAACTGTGAAGCATATTGATGAGGTTTCTTTACACTGTTGGTACAGCAGAA
Above is a genomic segment from Lepisosteus oculatus isolate fLepOcu1 chromosome 1, fLepOcu1.hap2, whole genome shotgun sequence containing:
- the cox14 gene encoding cytochrome c oxidase assembly protein COX14 homolog, with the translated sequence MVSGKRLADVGYRVFSGSMMLLSIYAGYLCAWRGYRYFQQQKQLKLAAENQTDETLKD